From Rudanella lutea DSM 19387, a single genomic window includes:
- a CDS encoding aspartate-semialdehyde dehydrogenase, with translation MKIAVVGATGLVGSEILKVLEERNFPVTELIPVASERSVGKQVEFKGKPYTVVSFEDAIAARPAIAIFSAGGSTSTALAPKFAEAGITVIDNSSAWRMDPTKPLVVPEVNANVLTANDKIIANPNCSTIQMVVALKPLHERYKVKRVVVSTYQSVTGTGKAAVDQLFAERKGDSSVDKVYPHPIDLNVLPHIDVFLDNGYTKEEMKMVNETKKIMGDDNIRVTATTVRIPTIGGHSEAVNVEFEEEFDLAEVTELLRNAEGVVVQDDPANKVYPMPLTAHGRDEVFVGRIRRDETQPKTLNFWCVADNLRKGAATNAVQIAEYLVKHDLVSAETAAV, from the coding sequence ATGAAAATCGCAGTCGTTGGGGCTACCGGCCTGGTCGGTAGCGAAATCCTGAAGGTGTTGGAAGAGCGTAACTTCCCCGTCACCGAACTCATTCCTGTAGCTTCTGAGCGTTCGGTGGGTAAACAGGTCGAGTTTAAGGGTAAACCCTACACGGTCGTGAGCTTTGAAGATGCGATTGCGGCCCGCCCGGCCATTGCGATTTTCTCAGCGGGTGGCAGCACCTCTACGGCATTGGCTCCCAAATTCGCCGAAGCGGGTATCACTGTCATCGACAACTCGTCGGCCTGGCGCATGGACCCTACCAAACCACTGGTGGTGCCCGAAGTAAATGCCAATGTGCTGACCGCCAACGATAAAATCATTGCCAACCCCAACTGCTCGACTATTCAGATGGTGGTGGCCCTGAAGCCCTTGCACGAGCGGTACAAAGTAAAGCGGGTGGTTGTATCGACCTACCAGTCGGTTACAGGGACGGGTAAAGCGGCTGTAGATCAGTTGTTTGCAGAACGAAAAGGTGATAGCAGCGTGGACAAGGTGTACCCGCACCCCATCGATCTGAACGTACTGCCCCATATCGACGTGTTCCTCGACAATGGTTATACCAAAGAAGAGATGAAAATGGTCAACGAGACCAAAAAAATCATGGGCGACGACAACATTCGGGTAACGGCCACTACGGTTCGGATTCCGACCATTGGTGGTCACTCGGAAGCAGTCAACGTGGAGTTTGAAGAAGAATTTGATCTGGCCGAGGTTACTGAACTCCTGCGCAATGCCGAAGGGGTAGTAGTACAGGACGATCCTGCCAATAAGGTGTACCCGATGCCTCTTACGGCGCACGGCCGCGACGAGGTATTTGTAGGCCGGATTCGGCGCGACGAAACGCAGCCCAAAACTCTCAATTTCTGGTGCGTAGCCGACAATCTCCGCAAGGGTGCCGCTACCAACGCCGTACAAATTGCCGAGTATCTGGTAAAACACGATCTGGTATCGGCCGAGACCGCGGCTGTTTAG
- the bshC gene encoding bacillithiol biosynthesis cysteine-adding enzyme BshC: protein MDCQYLPLSATGQFSSFFLDYIARKEPLQPFYGQFPVPEAFGAQIKQKQNFSAEHRQTLVRVLNKQYAALTHKPDVSVLADPNTFTVTTGHQLNIFTGPLYVIYKLVTTINLAKRLAQAYPDYNFVPVYWMASEDHDFDEISHARICGRTYTWQTEQRGAVGRMNPRELQTLFAQIPEKLHLFEQAYLNHDTLADAVRYYMNELFGSEGLVCLDADDPELKRLFAPIITDELTRQTSAQRVQQTTEALVKEGYEAVITPRDINLFYLTDGVRERIERAPGDSADAGKYTVVNTNWAFSEADLLQQVAEHPERFSPNVVLRPLYQETILPNLAYIGGPSEVPYWMQLKGVFDQYQTPFPLLMPRNFALYVPRVSAKRLFKLGMTMEEWFLDETKLKHRYVEHHTRHALRFDKENKAMHQTLDAMLHKAMMVDPTLERAVLAETKRFANAVERLQKKMRRAEERNQEVGVRQLLAVKQELFPGGGLQERVENFLTFYLNDKRFIEKLLDSFDPFDYRMQVCLEQ from the coding sequence ATGGACTGTCAGTACCTGCCGCTTTCGGCCACCGGCCAGTTTTCTTCTTTCTTCCTTGATTATATAGCTCGTAAAGAGCCCCTTCAGCCCTTTTACGGGCAGTTCCCGGTTCCCGAAGCGTTTGGGGCCCAGATCAAACAGAAGCAGAACTTCTCGGCCGAACATCGGCAAACGCTCGTGCGGGTACTGAACAAACAGTATGCTGCCCTGACGCACAAGCCTGATGTATCGGTGCTGGCAGACCCTAATACGTTTACGGTTACTACGGGGCATCAGCTCAATATATTTACGGGGCCACTGTACGTGATTTACAAGCTGGTTACGACCATCAACCTCGCCAAACGACTGGCGCAGGCATACCCCGATTACAACTTTGTGCCGGTGTACTGGATGGCTTCGGAAGATCACGACTTCGACGAGATCAGCCACGCCCGAATCTGTGGCCGTACCTATACCTGGCAAACGGAGCAGCGGGGGGCTGTGGGGCGCATGAATCCCCGCGAGCTGCAAACCCTGTTTGCGCAGATACCCGAAAAGCTACACCTGTTTGAGCAGGCATACCTGAACCATGATACGCTGGCCGATGCCGTTCGGTACTACATGAACGAGCTGTTCGGTAGTGAAGGGCTCGTTTGTCTCGACGCCGACGATCCTGAGCTAAAACGGTTGTTTGCCCCCATCATTACCGATGAACTGACCCGTCAAACGTCGGCCCAACGGGTGCAGCAGACCACCGAGGCCCTCGTGAAGGAAGGGTACGAAGCGGTGATTACCCCCCGCGATATTAATCTGTTTTACCTGACCGACGGCGTGCGCGAGCGGATCGAGCGTGCTCCGGGCGATTCGGCTGATGCGGGCAAATACACGGTTGTAAACACAAACTGGGCGTTTTCGGAAGCTGATCTGTTACAACAGGTAGCCGAGCATCCCGAGCGGTTCAGTCCGAATGTGGTATTGCGGCCTTTGTATCAGGAGACTATTCTGCCCAATCTTGCCTACATCGGTGGTCCGTCGGAAGTGCCTTACTGGATGCAGTTGAAAGGGGTTTTTGATCAGTATCAGACACCTTTCCCGTTGCTGATGCCCCGCAATTTTGCGCTCTACGTACCCCGTGTGAGTGCCAAGCGATTGTTTAAACTGGGCATGACGATGGAAGAGTGGTTTCTCGACGAAACCAAACTTAAACATCGGTACGTAGAACACCACACCCGGCATGCTCTGCGCTTCGACAAGGAGAATAAAGCCATGCATCAAACACTCGATGCCATGTTGCACAAGGCCATGATGGTCGACCCGACGCTGGAACGGGCCGTACTGGCCGAAACCAAGCGGTTTGCCAATGCCGTGGAGCGGTTGCAGAAAAAAATGCGCCGGGCCGAGGAGCGGAATCAGGAGGTAGGCGTGCGGCAGTTGCTGGCTGTAAAGCAAGAGTTGTTTCCGGGGGGCGGTTTGCAGGAGCGGGTCGAGAATTTCCTGACGTTTTACCTCAACGATAAACGCTTTATCGAAAAGCTTCTGGATAGCTTCGATCCGTTTGATTACCGGATGCAGGTCTGTTTGGAACAATAA
- a CDS encoding 5-formyltetrahydrofolate cyclo-ligase codes for MATKQDLRGQFLALRRALSAEEVTRRSEAICAQIVQASLLPLAGGNIHIFLPITRQNEVDTWSIVRRVWAQHPAVHVCVSVTDPVRHTLTHYPLTPHTTLIENRWGIPEPVGSAQAVPSNQFDLVFVPLLAFDGRGHRVGYGGGYYDRFLAECRPDCLTVGLSLFEPSPEIIDIEPTDVPLQFCVTPQWVYRFR; via the coding sequence ATGGCCACGAAGCAGGACCTTCGCGGGCAGTTTCTGGCTCTGCGCCGGGCGTTGTCGGCTGAGGAAGTGACGCGTCGGAGCGAAGCGATCTGTGCGCAAATTGTGCAGGCGTCTCTGCTACCGCTAGCCGGAGGAAACATTCATATTTTTCTGCCGATTACCCGCCAAAACGAGGTGGATACCTGGTCGATTGTTCGTCGGGTCTGGGCCCAGCACCCGGCGGTGCACGTATGTGTGTCGGTCACCGATCCGGTACGTCATACCCTTACGCACTACCCGCTCACACCCCATACAACCCTTATTGAAAACCGTTGGGGAATTCCTGAGCCGGTGGGTAGCGCACAAGCCGTACCCAGTAATCAGTTCGACCTGGTTTTTGTGCCGTTGCTGGCTTTCGACGGTCGCGGCCATCGGGTTGGCTACGGCGGGGGCTACTACGACCGGTTTCTGGCCGAATGCCGCCCCGATTGCCTGACGGTCGGCTTATCACTGTTTGAGCCGTCGCCCGAAATCATCGATATTGAACCAACCGATGTGCCTTTACAGTTTTGTGTGACGCCCCAATGGGTTTACAGGTTTCGCTAA
- a CDS encoding ABC transporter ATP-binding protein, whose product MNNPVIQIQGLHNYYGSTHVLKGIDLTVEAGQVVGYIGPNGAGKSTTIKILIGLLANFSGQVSVLGYDVKEDPIAVKSRIGYVPENAALYDTLTPLEYLAFIGQLYGMDEDTIRYKAHDLLTLFELGGYADARMTTFSKGMRQKVLLIAGMLHNPEVIFLDEPLSGLDANAVVLVKAIIRQLADAGKTIFYSSHIMDVVEKISDRIIIINQGQVIADGTFAQLQQQHSGSLEQLFGQLTGSEGQQGVATEFINTLTK is encoded by the coding sequence ATGAACAATCCGGTTATTCAGATTCAGGGGTTGCATAATTACTACGGCTCCACGCATGTTCTGAAAGGTATAGACCTGACGGTGGAGGCAGGGCAGGTGGTTGGGTATATTGGCCCGAATGGCGCCGGAAAATCAACCACGATCAAAATTCTGATTGGCTTGCTGGCTAATTTCTCGGGGCAAGTGTCGGTATTGGGGTACGATGTCAAAGAAGATCCCATAGCTGTGAAAAGCCGGATTGGCTACGTGCCCGAAAACGCGGCTCTGTACGATACCCTCACCCCGCTGGAGTATCTGGCCTTCATCGGGCAGTTGTACGGTATGGATGAAGATACCATTCGCTACAAGGCCCATGATTTGCTCACCCTGTTTGAGCTGGGTGGCTATGCTGATGCCCGAATGACAACCTTTTCGAAAGGGATGCGGCAGAAAGTACTGCTCATTGCGGGCATGCTTCATAACCCCGAAGTTATTTTTCTGGACGAACCACTGTCGGGCCTTGATGCCAACGCTGTGGTATTGGTGAAGGCGATTATCCGTCAGTTGGCCGATGCGGGCAAGACTATCTTTTACAGCTCGCACATTATGGATGTGGTCGAGAAAATCTCAGACCGGATCATTATCATCAATCAGGGGCAGGTGATTGCCGATGGTACGTTTGCTCAGCTACAGCAGCAGCACAGCGGTTCGCTGGAGCAGCTGTTTGGACAACTGACGGGTAGCGAGGGTCAACAAGGCGTGGCTACTGAGT
- a CDS encoding type II toxin-antitoxin system prevent-host-death family antitoxin, whose amino-acid sequence MNLQVQIIQSEGEPKFAVMDYNEYKALQEGLESFDTIEDFVDYMYAIKSKNETTSWHSLDEVKRELGL is encoded by the coding sequence ATGAATTTACAGGTTCAAATTATTCAATCAGAGGGTGAGCCTAAGTTCGCTGTGATGGACTACAACGAATACAAGGCGCTTCAGGAAGGCTTAGAGTCGTTCGATACGATTGAAGACTTTGTGGACTATATGTATGCGATCAAGAGTAAAAACGAAACTACTTCGTGGCACTCGCTTGATGAAGTAAAACGAGAATTAGGTCTGTGA
- a CDS encoding type II toxin-antitoxin system death-on-curing family toxin: MIFLDKEDIVFINKRTVSEHGGNFMPPCNFLHEESLDYVLEAVQAEMFGEPLYPTIADKSAVYCYSIICNHIFSDENKRTGLEAALAFLIAK; the protein is encoded by the coding sequence ATGATTTTTCTCGATAAAGAAGATATCGTTTTTATCAATAAACGAACGGTTAGTGAGCATGGCGGTAATTTTATGCCGCCATGTAACTTTTTGCACGAAGAAAGCCTGGATTACGTACTCGAAGCTGTGCAAGCCGAAATGTTTGGCGAGCCGCTCTATCCAACTATTGCTGACAAATCTGCAGTTTACTGTTACAGTATCATCTGCAACCATATTTTTTCAGACGAAAATAAGAGAACAGGCCTTGAGGCTGCTCTTGCTTTTCTTATAGCTAAATAG
- the rimO gene encoding 30S ribosomal protein S12 methylthiotransferase RimO: MKTKGVRTNKINIVTLGCSKNLVDSEVLFTQLKGNGMEVTHESKKDDANIVVINTCGFIDNAKEESINTILRYTDAKEAGMVDKVYVTGCLSHRYKDELEVEIPTVDAWFGTNEMPRLLKTLRADYKKELVGERLLTTPAHFAYLKIAEGCDRPCSFCAIPLMRGGHVSRPMDELLTEARSLARRGTKELILIAQDLTYYGLDIYKKRNLSELIGQLADVEGIEWVRLQYAYPSGFPLDVLDVMREHPHVCKYLDMPLQTGSTAMLKAMRRGITREKTEELVHTIRERVPGIALRTTLIVGHPGETDAMFEETYDFVERMRFERLGVFTYSHEDQTHSFTMPDDVPADVKQERADAIMEVQQGISYELNQERIGQTYKVLFDRKEGGHFIGRTQFDSPEVDNEVIVSADTYVRLGDFANVRIERAEEFDLYGVVV; encoded by the coding sequence TTGAAAACTAAAGGAGTTCGTACCAATAAAATCAACATTGTCACACTGGGTTGTTCCAAGAATCTGGTCGATTCGGAGGTGCTGTTTACGCAGCTCAAGGGCAACGGCATGGAGGTGACACACGAGTCGAAGAAAGACGACGCCAACATTGTGGTGATCAATACCTGCGGCTTTATCGATAATGCCAAGGAGGAGTCGATCAATACCATTTTGCGCTATACCGACGCCAAAGAAGCCGGGATGGTGGATAAGGTGTACGTAACGGGCTGTTTGTCGCACCGGTACAAAGACGAGCTGGAAGTCGAGATTCCGACCGTCGATGCGTGGTTTGGCACCAACGAGATGCCGCGCCTGCTCAAAACGCTCCGGGCCGACTATAAGAAGGAACTCGTGGGCGAGCGGTTGCTCACTACCCCCGCTCACTTTGCGTACCTCAAAATTGCCGAAGGTTGCGACCGGCCCTGCTCGTTTTGCGCCATTCCGCTCATGCGGGGTGGGCACGTGTCGCGCCCGATGGACGAGCTGCTCACCGAAGCCCGGTCGTTGGCACGTCGGGGTACGAAAGAGCTGATTCTGATTGCGCAGGACCTGACGTATTACGGCCTGGATATTTATAAGAAACGCAACCTGTCGGAGCTGATTGGCCAATTGGCCGATGTGGAGGGAATCGAGTGGGTGCGGCTACAGTATGCCTACCCGTCGGGTTTTCCGCTCGACGTGCTCGACGTGATGCGCGAGCATCCGCACGTGTGTAAGTATCTCGACATGCCCCTGCAAACCGGCTCGACGGCCATGCTAAAGGCGATGCGCCGGGGTATTACCCGCGAGAAAACCGAAGAGCTGGTGCATACCATTCGGGAGCGCGTGCCGGGCATTGCCCTGCGTACAACCCTGATTGTGGGGCACCCCGGCGAAACCGACGCCATGTTTGAAGAAACCTACGATTTTGTGGAGCGGATGCGTTTTGAGCGGCTGGGGGTGTTTACATACTCGCACGAAGACCAAACGCACTCGTTTACCATGCCTGATGATGTGCCGGCCGACGTGAAGCAGGAGCGTGCCGACGCCATCATGGAGGTTCAGCAGGGCATTTCGTACGAACTGAATCAGGAGCGAATCGGGCAAACCTACAAGGTGCTGTTCGACCGAAAAGAAGGTGGCCATTTTATCGGGCGTACGCAGTTCGACTCGCCTGAGGTCGACAATGAAGTGATTGTTTCAGCCGATACGTATGTCAGATTAGGCGACTTTGCGAACGTCCGGATAGAGCGGGCCGAAGAATTTGATTTGTACGGCGTGGTGGTGTAA
- a CDS encoding type II toxin-antitoxin system RelE family toxin produces MYRLSFSNRALKSLQKIQRPDAERIVNALEELAKDPTPKANVKRLSNHPEAIYRLRVGNYRVLYDQEDAIRIIAVIDIGHRKEIYK; encoded by the coding sequence ATGTACCGGTTATCCTTTTCGAATCGGGCTTTGAAAAGCCTTCAAAAAATACAGCGGCCCGATGCAGAGCGAATCGTTAATGCGTTGGAAGAATTGGCAAAAGACCCAACACCCAAAGCGAATGTAAAACGTTTGTCAAATCACCCTGAAGCCATTTACAGGTTGCGCGTTGGCAATTATCGTGTGTTGTATGATCAGGAAGATGCGATTCGGATCATTGCAGTGATTGATATTGGACACCGAAAAGAGATTTACAAATGA